Proteins from a genomic interval of Lolium perenne isolate Kyuss_39 chromosome 1, Kyuss_2.0, whole genome shotgun sequence:
- the LOC127327887 gene encoding disease resistance protein RGA5, translating to MCALQGSFLHRKRVSTTTKDFLLHTTAIANRQHTHRATMAGALVSASTGAMGSLLRKLGAMLTDEYKMLKNVRNDIKLLKDELEVMNAFLLKMSDVEEPDEPTKLRVTAVREMSYKIEDNIDKFMVLVVDRESCSPEARGIRKLIDKCNSLLPDVKTRHKIAKEVKDIKNQLKEVSDRFLRYKTDESSSMPAKDKVDPRLRAVWRDATELVGINGPRDELVKWLNEKEGESLRSVSIVGYGGLGKTTLATQIRANLGAGATFECGAFVSISRKPDMKAILRSILSQITKQDNAYSGLDDIQLLMDKIREFLQDRRYFIIIDDIWEPGTWETLKCAFVKNTCGSRIMITTRIVDVAKFCSPSNKDLVYEMKPLSEADSKKLFFKRIFGCEESCPDKLKEASKDILKKCHGLPLAINAISSLLATTTETKEEWDRVRHSIRSSKAKSDIIETMNYILSLSYFDLPHHLRSCILYLALFPEDELIGRQRLVRRWISEGFIHGENGQDLMELGEEYFHELVNRSLIMPEEIGYDGKVGYCRVHDTILDFLIAKSSEENLCTVLKKQCKPDGIVRRLSLMGTEDEEILEQLDLSHARSIGAFGDIKRLPPLGKSKSLRVLDVQGCYELQNHHIKDIERLYQLRYLDISGTGITELPKQIGELQYLETLITSYDLCELPESTSRLRRLARLFVGPDCKLPDGLGNLVNLQELGWIDALKLKHVEELGKLPNLRKLKIILRTDGIEGNKLVQSKEKLVSALCKLDECGLCSLSIDYYLGEKDGEEPFLPALGCIHEVRVYGGDIFWIIRWLPSLPNLQKLYFANPKKIEQQDIEMIGLIPNLLELSLPLYGIDDTQGLIIRCKGFQQLQSFVVYFSRMGGLMFEPGAMPRLKELKHHCLKEKPKSDAGDFDFGIQYLSSLAHLTVNLFCIDSTAAEVKAAEDAFKSMAEANPNRPTLMMTINL from the exons ATGTGCGCCCTGCAAGGCAGTTTCCTGCATAGAAAGAGAGTCTCCACCACGACAAAGGATTTTCTCCTCCATACCACTGCCATCGCCAATAGGCAACACACACACAGAGCAACAATGGCGGGGGCTCTGGTGAGCGCGTCCACGGGGGCAATGGGTTCCCTCCTGAGGAAGTTGGGAGCTATGCTCACTGATGAATACAAGATGCTCAAGAATGTCCGTAACGACATCAAGCTCCTCAAGGACGAGCTGGAGGTGATGAACGCATTCCTCCTGAAGATGTCAGATGTGGAGGAACCTGACGAGCCAACAAAACTGCGAGTGACGGCGGTGCGCGAGATGTCCTACAAGATAGAGGACAACATCGACAAGTTCATGGTCCTCGTGGTGGACCGTGAGTCCTGCAGTCCCGAGGCTCGTGGCATCAGGAAGCTCATCGACAAATGCAACAGCCTGCTGCCAGACGTCAAGACCCGCCACAAGATCGCCAAGGAGGTGAAAGACATCAAGAACCAACTTAAGGAGGTCAGCGACAGATTTTTAAG GTATAAGACGGATGAGTCCTCCTCTATGCCTGCCAAAGACAAGGTAGACCCTCGACTTCGTGCGGTCTGGAGAGATGCCACCGAGCTTGTCGGAATCAATGGACCAAGAGATGAACTTGTCAAGTGGCTGAATGAGAAAGAGGGCGAATCACTTAGATCTGTCTCTATTGTTGGGTATGGAGGGTTGGGCAAGACCACACTTGCCACCCAGATCCGGGCCAACCTTGGAGCTGGAGCGACCTTTGAGTGTGGGGCTTTTGTCTCCATTTCACGCAAGCCTGACATGAAGGCGATATTAAGATCTATATTATCACAAATCACCAAGCAAGACAATGCTTACTCTGGATTAGATGATATACAACTCCTCATGGACAAGAtccgagaatttctccaagacaGAAG GTACTTTATCATAATTGATGATATATGGGAGCCAGGAACATGGGAAACTTTGAAATGTGCATTTGTCAAGAATACATGTGGCAGCAGAATAATGATCACAACACGTATAGTTGATGTTGCCAAATTTTGTTCTCCTTCTAATAAAGATCTTGTCTATGAGATGAAACCACTTAGTGAGGCTGACTCAAAGAAGCTATTTTTCAAGAGGATATTTGGTTGTGAAGAAAGCTGCCCTGATAAGCTGAAAGAAGCATCCAAAGATATTTTGAAAAAATGCCATGGTCTACCTCTGGCCATCAATGCCATTTCTAGCTTGTTGGCCACAACAACGGAAACGAAAGAAGAGTGGGATCGGGTGCGACATTCAATTCGCTCTTCAAAGGCAAAAAGTGATATAATAGAGACCATGAATTACATATTATCTCTTAGTTATTTTGATCTTCCCCACCACCTAAGAAGCTGCATATTGTACTTGGCTCTGTTTCCTGAAGATGAATTGATTGGAAGGCAGCGGTTGGTACGCAGATGGATTTCTGAAGGCTTTATCCATGGAGAAAATGGGCAAGATCTCATGGAATTAGGAGAGGAATATTTTCATGAGCTTGTGAACAGAAGTCTAATAATGCCCGAGGAGATAGGGTATGATGGCAAGGTGGGGTATTGCCGAGTCCATGATACCATCCTTGATTTCCTCATTGCCAAGTCCTCCGAAGAGAACTTGTGTACTGTCCTAAAAAAACAGTGCAAGCCTGATGGCATAGTTCGTCGGCTCTCTCTTATGGGAACTGAAGATGAAGAAATTTTGGAGCAATTGGATTTGTCACACGCTCGGTCAATCGGTGCTTTTGGGGATATCAAGCGATTGCCTCCGCTTGGGAAGTCAAAATCCCTGCGCGTGCTGGACGTGCAAGGCTGCTATGAGTTGCAAAACCATCATATCAAGGATATTGAAAGACTCTATCAGCTGAGATACTTGGATATCTCTGGTACAGGAATCACGGAGCTTCCTAAGCAAATTGGGGAGCTACAGTATCTAGAGACGCTAATTACATCCTATGATTTATGTGAGCTTCCTGAAAGCACAAGTCGGCTCCGACGACTGGCACGTTTGTTTGTTGGCCCTGATTGTAAGCTTCCAGATGGGCTGGGAAACTTGGTAAACTTGCAAGAGCTTGGATGGATCGATGCCTTGAAGTTGAAGCATGTGGAAGAGCTCGGAAAACTACCAAATCTAAGAAAACTGAAGATTATTTTGCGCACTGATGGGATAGAAGGCAACAAATTAGTACAGTCCAAGGAAAAGCTGGTGTCCGCTCTCTGTAAACTAGACGAATGCGGCCTCTGTTCCCTGAGTATTGATTATTACTTGGGAGAAAAGGATGGAGAAGAGCCGTTCCTCCCTGCTTTGGGTTGCATCCATGAGGTTCGTGTATATGGGGGAGATATCTTCTGGATTATCAGATGGCTCCCGTCACTTCCCAATCTCCAGAAGTTGTATTTCGCCAATCCGAAGAAGATAGAGCAGCAGGATATCGAGATGATTGGATTGATACCCAATCTGCTCGAATTGTCACTGCCCTTATATGGAATAGACGATACACAGGGGCTCATCATTAGGTGCAAAGGATTTCAACAGCTGCAGAGTTTTGTGGTTTACTTTAGTCGTATGGGAGGTCTAATGTTTGAACCGGGGGCTATGCCAAGGCTCAAGGAGCTTAAGCACCATTGCTTAAAAGAAAAGCCCAAATCTGATGCGGGCGATTTCGACTTCGGCATCCAATACCTCTCCAGCCTTGCTCACCTCACTGTCAACCTATTCTGCATTGACTCAACGGCTGCAGAAGTAAAGGCTGCGGAGGATGCTTTCAAGAGCATGGCTGAGGCAAACCCCAACCGTCCAACACTGATGATGACTATCAATTTGTAA